In the genome of Vicinamibacterales bacterium, the window CCCGGAGGACGAGCGGCTCCTGTCGTTTGGCGTCCAGGCGTACGTCCGCACGCCGCTGATCTTCCGCGACCGGCTCGTGGGATCGATCACCTTCGGACGCTTCGCGGCGCGACCCTTCACCGCCGAGGAGATCGGCCTGCTCGAGGACATTTCCCGGCTGATCGCCGGCGCGGTCTCCAACGCGCTCGCCTACGAGGAGATCTCCCGCCTGAAGAACCGCCTGCACGACGAGAACCTGGTGCTCCGGCAGGAACTCGACGAGCAGTCGATGTTCGAGGAGATCGTCGGGTCCTCCGCACCGCTCAGAAAGGTGATCCGGGAAGTCGAGAAGGTGGCCCGCACGGGTTCCACGGTGCTCATCACCGGTGAGACCGGAACCGGCAAGGAACTGATCGCCCGTGCGATCCATCGCCGGTCGGCGCGCGCATCGCGGGCGATGATCAAGGTCAACCTGGCGGCGCTGCCGGATACGCTGATGGCGTCGGAGCTGTTCGGCCACGAGAAGGGTGCATTCACCGGCGCGCTGCAGCGCCGGATCGGTCGATTCGAGCTGGCGAACGGAGGGACGATCTTCCTGGATGAAGTCGGCGAGGTGCCGGCCGACGTGCAGGTTGCGCTGTTGCGCGTCCTGCAGGAGGGAGAGTTCGAGCGTGTCGGCGGCAACCAGACGATTCGAACCGACGCCCGGGTGATTGCCGCCACCAACCGGGATCTCCAGGCCGCCATCGCGGAAGGACGGTTCCGCAGCGATCTGTTCTTCCGGCTGAACGTCTTTCCGATTGCGGTGCCGCCGCTGCGGGATCGCCGGGACGACATCCCGATCCTCGTCGAGTACTTCGTCGCCCGCCATGGGGCCAGGCTGCGGCGCCGGTTCCGGAGCGTCGATCGGCGGACCATCGACCAGCTTGCGGCCTACTCGTGGCCCGGCAACATCCGCGAGCTGGAGAACGTGATCGAACGCGCGGCGATCCTGTCCGAAGGGGATGTCTTCAGGCTCGACGAAGGCATGCTACCGGCGGTCACGGCCCGCGTCGCCGACGCCGCCGCTCGGCGAAGGCATGACGACCCCGCCGAACCACCTGCGCGTCCAGCCGGCACGCTACAGGACGAGGAGATCCGCGTCATCGAGGAGGCGCTGGCCGCGACACGCGGCCGGGTATCCGGCCCTTCCGGTGCCGCCGCGCGTCTCGGCCTTCCCGCCACGACACTCGAGTCCAAGATCAAGAAGCACGGGATCGACAAGTTCCGCTTCAAGAGCACCAGGTAGCGGATCACGGCATTACACAGAGCCCCGAGAGGACGCAGCCACCGGGAATCACGGGCAAAGTGGAGCAAGTGGCACGGGCAAGGTGGAGCGAGTGGCACGGGCAAGCTGGAGCGAGTGGCACGGGCAAGGTGGAGCGAGTGGCACGGGCGTCCCGCCCGTGCGGGACTCGCAGGCGCCTCACGCTCCTTCGTGAATTCGCGAAGATTCCGCATCGGCTGTTCAGCCTCACACTAGAAATCCCGCGTGTAATTGTCATTTCCCACTCGGCACGACTGTTGATGTTCCCATCGGCAGGGCGCGACCCGCGTTCCGGGTTCACCCCACCGATATGTTGAAGATCGAATCACCCCAAGACGCGTCGCCGGACCTGGTCGTGGCGTTGACCGGGACCATCGACGCCGAACATCTCCCGGCCCTCGAACAGGTGGTCGAGCACGCGTCGGCCGCCGGGCGGCCGATCGCGTTCGACCTCTCACAGGTGCGTCTCGTGGACCGCGACGCGGTTGCGTTCTTCGTCAGCGGTTCCGGCCGCCGCGCGCGCCTGGTCGGCTGCCCGACGTATCTGGAGCAGTGGCTCGAATCCGAAGGTCGTCAATGAGCATCAGAGATCATGTCCGCCCGCCGTCGGGTCTTTGCACGGCCATCGTCGTGCTTGCCGCGATCGGCCTGCTGGCGCCGGTCGCGACGGCGCAACAGCCGTCGGCCGATTCGCCCGCGACGCCCCTGTCGTTCAGCGAGGCTTCCAAGCGGATGCGCGACTCGCACCAGGCCCTGCAGGCCATCGACAAGGAGCGCGCGCAGCGTGAGGAGGAGCGGAAGGCCACCCGGTCTCTCTACTGGCCGAAAGTCGACGCCAACGCACGCTACACCCGCATCGATCGACCGATTGAAATCGACCTCGATCCCATCCGCCAGGTGATCCTCACGCTGCACCCGCAGGTGCCCGCCTCGCGCATCCCGCCGTTCGTCGAGCGGGTGCAGGACAAGTCGTTCTGGACGGCGGATGTCCGCGCGACGTGGCCCATCTACACGGGCGGCAAGGTCACGGCCGCGAACCGCGCCGCCGAAGCGCAGGTGAAGGACGTCGAGCAAGAGCGGCGGTTGGCCGAAGAGTCGCTGACGAGCGAGTTGGTGCGGCGGTATTTCGGCCTCCGCCTCGCGACGAGCGCGAGAGACGTGCGCGCGCAGGTGCTGGCCGGTCTCGATCGGCATCTCCACGAGGCGAAGCGGCTCGAAGAGGAAGGCATGATCTCACGCGCCGAACGGCTGCACGCCGAGGTCGCGCGCGCCGACGCCGATCGACAGTTGAAGCGGGCCGAACAGGACGTCGCCATCACCCGGGCCGGCCTGGCCAATATCCTCTCGCTGGAACAAGCAGGCGACCCGACTTCCCCGCTCTTTCTGGCACCGGACCTCGAGAGCCTCGATGGGTTCCAGCGCCAAGCCCAGGAGAAACATCCCGCGTTCGGTCGCTTCGCCGCCCAACACCAGCTCGCCGACCAGGCCCTCGGGGCCGAGCGCGGCCGCCTTCTCCCGGATGTCTACCTCTTCGGGATGCGCGAGCTGCACACCGGGGACCTGACCATTCTCGACCCGAAGTGGGCTGCCGGCATCGGCGCGACGGTGACGCTCTTCGACGGGTTCGACCGGTCGCACCGCGTGGCTGCCGCGAAGCTCCAGCAGCAGCGCGTCACCGACCTCGAGCAGCGCACCCGCCGCGACATCGCCACGCTGGTCGAGAAGCGATACCGCGAGGTGGCCAAGGCCCGCGAGCAGTTTACCGCGCTTCGAAGCGCACTCGAACTGGGCGAAGAGAACCTACGCGTGCGGACCCGGGCGTTCGAGGAGGGCTTCGCCACGTCGATCGAGGTCGTGGATGCGCGCCTCTCGCTCTCGCGCGTCCAGCTCGAGCGGCTCGCCGCGGCGTACGACGTCGATGTCGCGCTCGCCGACCTGCTCGAGGCGAGCGGCCAGAGCGATCGGTTCGAGCAGTTCCTGGCGGCCGGCACACCCGTCACGCAGATCGGCAACTGATCACACGAGCCGGCCTGGAGGCCGGCGCTGTCGATTGGCCGGCCACCTGGCCGGTGCCATGAGAGCGCACAGACATGAAAGCACTTCGAATCATCCTCACGCTCCTCGTCGTTCTCACCGTCGTTGCCGGTCTTTGGCGATGGGCGTGGAAGCTGTCGCAGCCATTGCCGGAGGTCTTGCAGGGCCAGATGGAGGCGACGGTCGTCAATGTGTCCGCGAAGATCCCCGGCCGCGTCTCCTCCATCCTCGTTCGGGAAGGCCAGACCGTCCGGAAAGCGGACCCGCTCGTGACGCTCGAGAGTCCTGAAATCCAGGCCAGGCTCGATCAGGCCGAGGCGGCCCGCCAGGCGGCGTCCGCGCAGCGAGACAAGGCATTCAACGGCGCGCGCGAGGAGGAAATCCGCCAGGCGGAGAACATGTGGGAGCGGGCACAGCATGGGACCGAACTCGCTGAGAAGACGTTCCGCAGGGTTGACCGGCTGAACAAGGACGGCGTCGTCCCGGCCCAGCGGCGCGACGAGGCCGAGGCGCAGCTGAAGACGGCGCGCGACGCCGAGGCCGTCGCGAAGGCCGCCTACGACATGGCGGCGAGCGGCGCACGCGCGGAAGACAAAGCCACAGCCACCGCGCTCGTCAGCCGGGCACGTGGCGCCATCTCCGAGGTGCAGGCGTACCTCGGCGAAACGAAGGTGTCGGCGCCAATTGCCGGCGAGGTCTACAAGCGGAACGCGGAACCCGGCGAGATCGTCGCCGCCGGCTACCCGATTCTCACCATCCTCGACCCGACCGACACGTGGGCCACGTTCCAGCTCCGCGAGGACAAGCTGGCGGGCCTGAAGATCGGCGGCCACCTGACGGTGCGCGTCCCCGCCCTCTCCGATCGCCGGGTCGAACTGCAGGTGTCCTACGTCGCACCAGCCGGCGACTTCGCGACGTGGCGTGCGACGAACGCGCAGGGCGGTTTCGACCTCAAGACCTTCGAGGTTCGGGCGCGACCGCTGCAGGCCGTCGACGGGCTCCGGCCAGGCATGAGCGTCATCCTCGTGAACAGCGCCGGGCGGTGAGCATGGCCATCTTTGCAGCTCGAACGGGCGGCGTGTTCCGCGTCACGAAACGCGAGTTCGGCCGGATCTTCGCGAGCTGGTACTACCTCATCCTCCTCGTCGTGCTGCCGATTGCGTCGTTCGCGATCCTGTGGACGATCTTCGGCGACGGCGTGCCACGGGATCTCCCCCTGGCGGTCGTCGATCAGGATCACTCGGCTCTGTCCCGGCAGCTCACGCGAATGGTGGATGCGACACCAAGCCTCAGCGTCGCCGTTCAGGTCCCGGACCTCGAGGCTGCCCGCTCGCTGATTCTTCGAAACAAGGTCTACGGCTTCATCGTCATCCCGTCGGACATGGAGCGCGATGTTCGGCGCGGCGAGGCGCCGGCGGTGGTCGCGTACTACAACGCGCAACTACTGCTGCCCGCGAGTCTCATCCGCCGCGATCTTCGGATGGCCGTCGGCACGCTCTCGGCCGTGGCAGAACTGAAGGTGCGGGAGGCTCATGGCGAGCCGCCGCGCGCGGCAATGGCGCACCTCGAGCCGATCCGCCTCGACTACCACACGCTCTTCAACCCGCAACTGAGCTACCTGTACTACCTGGTCGCCGCGCTCCTGCCGACGATGCTGCAGATCTTCGTGACCGTCGGCACGGTGCACGCTCTCGGCGTGGAGCTGAAGGAAGGAACGGCCGGCGCGTGGATGGAGGCCGCCGGTGGAAGCGCGTGGCGCGCGGTCGTCGGAAAGCTCCTGCCGTACACGGCGCATTTCAGCGTCCTCAGCCTGTTCATGCTCGTCGTGCTGTTCCGCTACATGGGAGTGCCGATGCGCGGCAGCATGCAGGTGATCGTCGCCGGCACGCTGCTGTTCGTGCTCGCCTACCAAGCGGTTGCCCTGCTGGTTGTGGCCTGGATTGCGAATCTTCGCTTCGCCACGAGCGTTGCGGCCTTCTATTGCACCCCCGCGTTTGCTTTCGTCGGCATCACGTTCCCCACGATGGCGATGCCCGTGCTCGGGCGTGTGTGGGGCGCCGTCCTGCCGCTGACGCACTACCTGAAGATCCTCGTGGACCAGGCCATGCGCGGTACAGCGCCGGCCAATTCCATGGCCTCGCTCGGCGCGCTGCTCGTGTTCGTCTGCGTCGCCCCACTCATCTCCGTCTGGCGCATGGGCGAGGTTGCCCGCGATCCGCGCCACTGGGGGCGCCTGTGACGTCCTTCTTTCGCGCCATCCTCGACGAATACCGGCGCATCTTCCTCGACGCGGGTGCGGTGCTGGTCTTGGTGGCCGCGCTGGTGCTCTACGCGTTCTTCTATCCGATTCCCTACCTGCCGGAAGTGCTCAAGCACGTGCCGGTCGTCGTGGTCGATCTCGACCAGAGCGAGTTGAGCCGAAAGCTCGTGCGCATGATCGACGCGCACGAACTGACGCACGTGGCGGCGGACGCCAGGAGCCTCTGCGAGGCCGAGGACATCGTTCGCGCCGGAAAGGCCGACGGCGTACTGGTGATTCCCCAGCAATTCGAGCGCAAGGTGCGGCGGGGCGACCAGGCGCAGGTTGCCGCCTACGCGGACGCCAGTTACTTCCTGGTCTATCGGCAGGTGCTGACGGGAGCGCTCGAGGCGACGGGTACCCTGTCGGCTGGCATCGAGATCCGCCGCCTGCAGGCGACGGGCATGCCGATCGACCAGGCGATGAAGGCGCGGGATCCACTACCGCTGACGATGAGGCCGCTGTTCAACCCGACGGAGGGCTACGGCACCTACATCGTGCCGGCCGTGCTCGTGCTGATCCTGCAACAGACGTTGTTGGTGGGAATCGGGCTCGTGGGCGGAACCGAGCGTGAGCGGGGGGGGAAACACGGGCGGGACGCCCGTGCCGCTCGACAGGACGGAGTGGGACGGGCGTCCGGCCCGTCTGGAAGCGCGCTCTCAATCCTTCTCGGCAAGGCAGTCGCCTACTTCGCGCTCTATCTCGTCCACTCGCTCTTCTACTTCGGCATCGTCTACAAGTTGTTCGGGTTCCAGCAACGGGCCGACGCGCTGACGCTCCTGTGGTTCGTCACGCCGTTCCTGCTGTCGGTGATCTTCCTGGGCCTCACCACGCGAGTGCTGTTCCGGTCGAGAGAGATGGCCCTCCAGGTGCTGCTGTTCACGTCGCTCCCCGCATTGTTCCTCGCGGGCTTTTCGTGGCCGGTCGAAGCGCTCCCCCGCTGGCTGGCCACGTGTGCAGACGCCCTGCCCAGTACCACGGGCATCGCCGGATTCCTGCGGCTCACGCAGATGGGCGCGGTGCTGTCGGACGTGCGGGACGAGTGGCTCACGCTGTGGGTGCTGTGCGGCGCCTACTTCGTCCTGGCGTGGATCACGCAGTGGTGGAGTCTCCGCGCGCCGATCGCCTGGCGGCGGCCTCTTCAAGGCACCGACTGATGGCTTCTGCAATCGCGAGCGCGGTCACCGGCTTGGGAATGTAGCCGTTCATGCCGGCGGCCAGACAATGCTCACGGTCGCCCTGCATCGCGTTGGCGGTCAGCGCAACGATCGGAATGATGCCGACGGGAGCGGGCAGCTTTCGAATCTCCCGGGCGGCTTCATATCCATCCATGTCCGGCATCTGGCAGTCCATCAACACCACGTCGTAGGGGTTGGCCTGAACCTCGTTCAGCGCTTCCCTGCCCGTCCGGACGGCGTGTCCCTGGAATCCGATCTTCAGCAGCATGGCGAGGGCCACGCGCTGGTTGACCGGGTTGTCCTCCGCCAGCAGCACGCGCACGCGCTTTCGCTGCGCTTCGGACTCGGCCAGCGTGTGGCGCGTGATGATCGGCTGGCGCCCGTCTGACTGCGGCTGCGCCTGGCGGCCGAGGGCGAGAGCCAGGCAGTCGTGCAGATGCCGGCGGCGGATCGGCTTGGTCAGGTACGCCGAGAAGCCGGCATCTTCGAGCGCTCGGGCCTCGCCCTTCTGCCCGAGCGAGGTCATCATGACGAGCGCCGTGCGCGCCGTGATCGGATCCGCCTTGATCCGCCGTCCCAGCTCGAGGCCGCTGGTCTCGGACAGCAGCATGTCGACAATCGCCGCGTCGAAGGGAGTCCCTGCCTCGGCCGCGCCGCGCAGCAGCGCCCACGCCTCATCGGCATCTCCCGCCTCCACCGCGTGACATCCCCATGCCGCGAGCAACCGCATCACGAGCAGCCGATTCGTCGCGTAGTCGTCGATGACGAGCACGCGCGCGCCCGACAGGCCCGCGGGCGGCTCGGCAACCCGCATCGATCTGGCCGACTGCTTGTCGAAAGTCGCAGTGAACCAGAACGTCGACCCACGGCCCTCCGCGCTCTCCGCGCCAATCCGGCCCTGCATCAACTCGACGAGCTGTTTCGAGATGGCGAGGCCGAGACCGGTGCCGCCGTACCGGCGGGTCGTCGACCCATCCACTTGCGTGAACGGATTGAACAGGAATGCGAGGCGGTCGGCCGGGATGCCGATGCCGGTGTCGGTCACCGAGAAGCGAATCACGACGCACTCATCGTCGTCACGCTCGAGGTCGGCGCGGAGGACGACCTCGCCGGCGTCGGTGAACTTCACCGCGTTGCCGGCCAGGTTCACGAGCACCTGACGGAGGCGTCCCGGATCGCCACATAACAGGTTCGGGATGTCCTGGGCCACCAGGCAGGTGATGCGGATCCCTTTCTCGTGAGCCTTCGGCGAGAGGAGTTCGGCCGTGTTCTCGAGCGTGACCTGCAGATCGAAGTCGATGTGCTCGAGTTCGAGTCGCCGCGCTTCGATCTTCGAGAAGTCGAGGATGTCGTTGATGAGGGCCAGCAGCGCATCGGCGCTCACGTGCACGATGTCCGCGTACTGCTGCTGCTCGGCTGTCAGTCCCGTGTCTGACAGCAGGTCGATCATGCCGATCACGCCGTTCATCGGCGTCCGGATCTCGTGGCTCATGTTCGCCAGGAACTCGCTCTTGGCGATGCTGGCCTGCTCGGCTTCGCGGGCGAGTCGCTGCGCCTCGAGCGTCGCCTCCTGGAGACGCCGGTTCGTCAGTTCCACTTCGAGTTCCGCCCGGTGCCGCCGCGTGATGTCCCGGCTGACGCCCACCAGTCCGACGATCCGTCCCTCGGCGTCGGCGAGCGGGGCCTTGGTCACCAGCAGGTAGGCCGGCGATCCGTCGAGGTAG includes:
- a CDS encoding sigma 54-interacting transcriptional regulator; the protein is MIVSPEDKYRLLLHVAEAANAHLDLFGVLEEVDAALVPLVALDGIGIVTVNGEELRPHAIHVRGMAPKHGETFDGRVARALDLSMEEYEARYGRPMSLPGSGTELVGRTGRADVCQDLGSVRRFPEDERLLSFGVQAYVRTPLIFRDRLVGSITFGRFAARPFTAEEIGLLEDISRLIAGAVSNALAYEEISRLKNRLHDENLVLRQELDEQSMFEEIVGSSAPLRKVIREVEKVARTGSTVLITGETGTGKELIARAIHRRSARASRAMIKVNLAALPDTLMASELFGHEKGAFTGALQRRIGRFELANGGTIFLDEVGEVPADVQVALLRVLQEGEFERVGGNQTIRTDARVIAATNRDLQAAIAEGRFRSDLFFRLNVFPIAVPPLRDRRDDIPILVEYFVARHGARLRRRFRSVDRRTIDQLAAYSWPGNIRELENVIERAAILSEGDVFRLDEGMLPAVTARVADAAARRRHDDPAEPPARPAGTLQDEEIRVIEEALAATRGRVSGPSGAAARLGLPATTLESKIKKHGIDKFRFKSTR
- a CDS encoding STAS domain-containing protein codes for the protein MLKIESPQDASPDLVVALTGTIDAEHLPALEQVVEHASAAGRPIAFDLSQVRLVDRDAVAFFVSGSGRRARLVGCPTYLEQWLESEGRQ
- a CDS encoding TolC family protein — protein: MSIRDHVRPPSGLCTAIVVLAAIGLLAPVATAQQPSADSPATPLSFSEASKRMRDSHQALQAIDKERAQREEERKATRSLYWPKVDANARYTRIDRPIEIDLDPIRQVILTLHPQVPASRIPPFVERVQDKSFWTADVRATWPIYTGGKVTAANRAAEAQVKDVEQERRLAEESLTSELVRRYFGLRLATSARDVRAQVLAGLDRHLHEAKRLEEEGMISRAERLHAEVARADADRQLKRAEQDVAITRAGLANILSLEQAGDPTSPLFLAPDLESLDGFQRQAQEKHPAFGRFAAQHQLADQALGAERGRLLPDVYLFGMRELHTGDLTILDPKWAAGIGATVTLFDGFDRSHRVAAAKLQQQRVTDLEQRTRRDIATLVEKRYREVAKAREQFTALRSALELGEENLRVRTRAFEEGFATSIEVVDARLSLSRVQLERLAAAYDVDVALADLLEASGQSDRFEQFLAAGTPVTQIGN
- a CDS encoding efflux RND transporter periplasmic adaptor subunit: MKALRIILTLLVVLTVVAGLWRWAWKLSQPLPEVLQGQMEATVVNVSAKIPGRVSSILVREGQTVRKADPLVTLESPEIQARLDQAEAARQAASAQRDKAFNGAREEEIRQAENMWERAQHGTELAEKTFRRVDRLNKDGVVPAQRRDEAEAQLKTARDAEAVAKAAYDMAASGARAEDKATATALVSRARGAISEVQAYLGETKVSAPIAGEVYKRNAEPGEIVAAGYPILTILDPTDTWATFQLREDKLAGLKIGGHLTVRVPALSDRRVELQVSYVAPAGDFATWRATNAQGGFDLKTFEVRARPLQAVDGLRPGMSVILVNSAGR
- a CDS encoding ABC transporter permease — its product is MAIFAARTGGVFRVTKREFGRIFASWYYLILLVVLPIASFAILWTIFGDGVPRDLPLAVVDQDHSALSRQLTRMVDATPSLSVAVQVPDLEAARSLILRNKVYGFIVIPSDMERDVRRGEAPAVVAYYNAQLLLPASLIRRDLRMAVGTLSAVAELKVREAHGEPPRAAMAHLEPIRLDYHTLFNPQLSYLYYLVAALLPTMLQIFVTVGTVHALGVELKEGTAGAWMEAAGGSAWRAVVGKLLPYTAHFSVLSLFMLVVLFRYMGVPMRGSMQVIVAGTLLFVLAYQAVALLVVAWIANLRFATSVAAFYCTPAFAFVGITFPTMAMPVLGRVWGAVLPLTHYLKILVDQAMRGTAPANSMASLGALLVFVCVAPLISVWRMGEVARDPRHWGRL
- a CDS encoding ABC transporter permease, whose product is MTSFFRAILDEYRRIFLDAGAVLVLVAALVLYAFFYPIPYLPEVLKHVPVVVVDLDQSELSRKLVRMIDAHELTHVAADARSLCEAEDIVRAGKADGVLVIPQQFERKVRRGDQAQVAAYADASYFLVYRQVLTGALEATGTLSAGIEIRRLQATGMPIDQAMKARDPLPLTMRPLFNPTEGYGTYIVPAVLVLILQQTLLVGIGLVGGTERERGGKHGRDARAARQDGVGRASGPSGSALSILLGKAVAYFALYLVHSLFYFGIVYKLFGFQQRADALTLLWFVTPFLLSVIFLGLTTRVLFRSREMALQVLLFTSLPALFLAGFSWPVEALPRWLATCADALPSTTGIAGFLRLTQMGAVLSDVRDEWLTLWVLCGAYFVLAWITQWWSLRAPIAWRRPLQGTD
- a CDS encoding response regulator, producing the protein MEIVQQSGPTAALWAGEQALHALFLASPQPCLLVRDLAFVDCNAAAVALAGRPHDAIAGRAAHDLSPALQPDGCASADRARIMFAEALATGAGQGEWLYLRPDGSEFWADVVLVRVALGDDAALFVTWRDITAQKRAEASLAAERNLLRSLVNTLPDRIYVKDTHSRFILNNSAHIAALGALTQEEVLGKTDADFRPAVIAERSLADDQQVLDTGQPIVNRDEVSVYLDGSPAYLLVTKAPLADAEGRIVGLVGVSRDITRRHRAELEVELTNRRLQEATLEAQRLAREAEQASIAKSEFLANMSHEIRTPMNGVIGMIDLLSDTGLTAEQQQYADIVHVSADALLALINDILDFSKIEARRLELEHIDFDLQVTLENTAELLSPKAHEKGIRITCLVAQDIPNLLCGDPGRLRQVLVNLAGNAVKFTDAGEVVLRADLERDDDECVVIRFSVTDTGIGIPADRLAFLFNPFTQVDGSTTRRYGGTGLGLAISKQLVELMQGRIGAESAEGRGSTFWFTATFDKQSARSMRVAEPPAGLSGARVLVIDDYATNRLLVMRLLAAWGCHAVEAGDADEAWALLRGAAEAGTPFDAAIVDMLLSETSGLELGRRIKADPITARTALVMMTSLGQKGEARALEDAGFSAYLTKPIRRRHLHDCLALALGRQAQPQSDGRQPIITRHTLAESEAQRKRVRVLLAEDNPVNQRVALAMLLKIGFQGHAVRTGREALNEVQANPYDVVLMDCQMPDMDGYEAAREIRKLPAPVGIIPIVALTANAMQGDREHCLAAGMNGYIPKPVTALAIAEAISRCLEEAAARRSARGDSTTA